From one Alphaproteobacteria bacterium genomic stretch:
- a CDS encoding pitrilysin family protein, whose protein sequence is MSCLSRLSRRAALAAGLVFATLSMPGGAHAFVGERVVSPGGIEAWLVQSSEVPVIAMDFSFEGGSTLDPEGKEGVADFVSVMLDEGAGDMDSRAFQAALNENSIGIGFSAARDRFSGQLYTLTDTSDLAFSLLAKALTEPRFDAEPMERMRAVLTVNLQDALKDPGAIAGRAWWATAFPDHPYGRPVEGTLDTIPLITADDLHQFAATRFARDNLIVGVVGDISAEALGPLLDRTFGALPEHATPWQLPDAEMAGQGEILYVDVDLPQTIFLFGQPGPVARSPEYHAVNVVNRVLGGDGFSARLYLESREKRGLTYGVSSWLAGLDHAGLIMGSTSTVNERAGETLQVLLAEWAKMAAEGPSDQEVDEAKLYINGAYPLSYDNTSSIASALRAYQELGLPADYYDVRHELVDAVTPDIARETARRWFNADDLLVVVVGRPVGIEPTRTASDAMKAMIGLPAE, encoded by the coding sequence ATGAGCTGCCTGTCCCGTCTGTCCCGCCGCGCGGCCCTGGCCGCCGGCCTCGTCTTCGCCACGCTGTCCATGCCCGGTGGCGCGCACGCCTTCGTCGGCGAGCGGGTCGTCAGCCCGGGCGGCATCGAGGCCTGGCTGGTGCAATCCAGCGAGGTGCCGGTCATCGCCATGGATTTCTCCTTCGAGGGCGGCAGCACGCTGGACCCGGAGGGCAAGGAAGGCGTCGCCGACTTCGTCTCGGTGATGCTGGACGAAGGTGCGGGCGACATGGATTCGCGCGCGTTCCAGGCGGCACTGAACGAGAATTCGATCGGGATCGGCTTCAGCGCGGCCCGCGACCGGTTCAGCGGCCAGCTCTATACCCTCACCGACACCAGCGACCTCGCCTTCTCCCTGCTGGCCAAGGCGCTGACCGAGCCGCGGTTCGACGCCGAGCCGATGGAACGCATGCGTGCGGTGCTGACGGTGAACCTGCAGGATGCGCTCAAGGATCCCGGTGCGATCGCCGGGCGCGCGTGGTGGGCGACCGCCTTCCCGGACCATCCCTACGGTCGGCCGGTGGAAGGCACGCTGGACACGATTCCGTTGATCACCGCCGACGACCTGCACCAGTTCGCCGCCACCCGCTTCGCCCGCGACAACCTGATCGTCGGCGTGGTCGGCGACATCAGTGCCGAGGCGTTGGGTCCGTTGCTCGACCGCACCTTCGGCGCGCTGCCCGAGCATGCGACGCCCTGGCAGCTGCCCGACGCGGAGATGGCCGGCCAGGGCGAAATCCTGTACGTGGACGTCGACCTGCCGCAGACCATCTTCCTGTTCGGCCAGCCCGGGCCGGTGGCCCGGTCGCCGGAGTATCACGCGGTGAACGTGGTCAACCGGGTGCTGGGCGGCGACGGCTTCAGCGCTCGCCTTTATCTCGAGAGCCGCGAGAAGCGGGGCCTGACCTATGGCGTCTCCTCCTGGCTGGCCGGGCTCGACCACGCCGGCCTGATCATGGGCAGCACGTCGACGGTCAACGAGCGTGCCGGCGAGACCCTGCAGGTGCTGCTGGCGGAATGGGCCAAGATGGCCGCCGAAGGGCCGAGCGACCAGGAGGTCGACGAGGCCAAGCTCTACATCAACGGCGCCTATCCGCTGAGCTACGACAATACCTCGTCGATCGCCTCGGCGCTGCGGGCCTATCAGGAGCTGGGCCTGCCCGCCGACTATTACGACGTGCGCCACGAACTGGTCGATGCGGTGACACCGGACATCGCGCGCGAAACGGCCCGGCGCTGGTTCAATGCCGACGACCTTCTGGTCGTCGTCGTCGGCCGCCCGGTCGGCATCGAGCCGACCCGCACCGCCAGCGACGCCATGAAGGCGATGATCGGCCTGCCTGCCGAGTGA
- the mutL gene encoding DNA mismatch repair endonuclease MutL — translation MDSIRILPTTLVNRIAAGEVIERPAAAVKELVENALDAGAARIEVALDNGGKSRLTVTDDGCGMDPATLALAVQRHATSKLPDDDLVHIRTLGFRGEALPSIGAVSRMTITSRAAGADTAWLLTVDGGSVGSPQPAAHPTGTRVEVRDLFYATPARLKFLKSDRSELAMTLETVDRLAMAHPQVAFRVTDGGAVKRDYAAPAAALIGAADDDGARGAGLKRLAAVLGRDFADNAVPIRAAREGLALSGFAGLPTLNRATPAAQYLFVNGRPVRDRLLLGAVRGAYQDFLARDRHPMVALFLDCPADAVDVNVHPAKAEVRFRDAGVVRGLIVSALRHALAEAGHRAATTVAAGALGAMRPAGGGQADFGYRATAYRPGPGLAEAALAYQAPVPFAPAARAEPAPAQADSDAAPAPLRDYPLGAARAQLHETYIVAQTADGLVIVDQHAAHERLVYERMKQALAENGVARQGLLIPEVVELDEAAADRLAARTAELEELGLVIERFGRDAVVVREVPALLGRTDAAGLVRDLADELAGFDQCLSLRERLEAVCGTMACHGSVRSGRRLGADEMNALLRQMEATPHSGQCNHGRPTYVELKLGDIERLFGRR, via the coding sequence ATGGATTCCATCCGTATCCTGCCGACGACCCTGGTCAACCGCATTGCGGCGGGCGAGGTCATCGAGCGGCCGGCCGCGGCGGTCAAGGAGCTGGTCGAGAACGCGCTCGATGCCGGCGCCGCGCGGATCGAGGTCGCGCTCGACAACGGCGGCAAGAGCCGGCTGACCGTCACCGACGACGGCTGCGGCATGGATCCCGCGACGCTTGCGCTGGCGGTGCAGCGCCACGCCACGTCGAAGCTGCCCGACGACGACCTTGTCCATATCCGCACGCTCGGCTTTCGCGGCGAGGCGCTGCCGTCGATCGGCGCCGTTTCGCGGATGACGATCACCAGCCGCGCCGCCGGCGCCGACACCGCCTGGCTGCTGACCGTCGACGGCGGCAGCGTCGGCTCGCCGCAGCCCGCCGCCCATCCGACCGGTACCCGGGTCGAGGTGCGCGACCTGTTCTATGCCACGCCGGCCCGGCTGAAATTCCTCAAGTCCGACCGCTCCGAGCTGGCCATGACGCTGGAGACGGTGGACCGGCTGGCGATGGCGCACCCGCAGGTGGCCTTCCGCGTCACCGACGGCGGCGCGGTCAAGCGCGACTACGCCGCGCCGGCCGCGGCGCTGATCGGGGCGGCGGACGACGACGGCGCGCGCGGCGCCGGGCTGAAGCGTCTGGCCGCTGTCCTCGGCCGCGATTTCGCCGACAACGCCGTGCCGATCCGCGCCGCGCGCGAGGGACTGGCGCTGTCCGGATTCGCCGGCCTGCCGACGCTCAACCGGGCAACGCCGGCCGCGCAGTATCTGTTCGTCAACGGAAGACCGGTCCGCGATCGGCTGCTGCTCGGCGCGGTACGCGGCGCCTACCAGGACTTCCTCGCCCGCGACCGCCACCCGATGGTGGCGCTGTTCCTCGATTGCCCGGCCGACGCGGTCGACGTCAACGTGCACCCGGCCAAGGCCGAGGTCCGCTTCCGCGACGCCGGCGTGGTGCGCGGGCTGATCGTCTCCGCCTTGCGCCATGCGCTGGCCGAGGCCGGCCACCGGGCCGCGACCACCGTCGCCGCCGGCGCCCTCGGCGCGATGCGGCCAGCGGGCGGCGGCCAGGCCGACTTCGGCTATCGGGCCACGGCCTATCGCCCCGGCCCCGGCCTGGCCGAGGCGGCGCTGGCTTACCAGGCGCCGGTGCCGTTCGCACCGGCGGCGCGCGCCGAGCCGGCACCGGCGCAGGCCGACAGCGATGCCGCGCCGGCGCCGCTGCGCGACTATCCGCTGGGCGCGGCCCGGGCCCAGCTGCACGAGACCTACATCGTCGCCCAGACCGCCGACGGCCTGGTGATCGTCGACCAGCACGCCGCCCACGAGCGGCTGGTCTACGAGCGCATGAAGCAGGCGCTGGCCGAGAACGGCGTCGCCCGCCAGGGCCTGCTGATTCCGGAAGTGGTGGAGCTGGACGAGGCCGCCGCCGACCGGCTGGCGGCACGGACGGCCGAGCTGGAGGAGCTGGGCCTGGTCATCGAACGCTTCGGCCGCGACGCCGTCGTCGTGCGCGAGGTGCCGGCGCTGCTGGGCCGCACCGACGCCGCCGGGTTGGTACGCGACCTCGCCGACGAGCTGGCCGGCTTCGACCAGTGTCTGTCGCTGCGCGAGCGGCTGGAAGCGGTCTGCGGCACCATGGCCTGCCACGGCTCGGTCCGCTCCGGCCGCCGGCTCGGTGCCGACGAGATGAACGCGCTGCTGCGCCAGATGGAGGCGACGCCGCACTCCGGCCAGTGCAATCACGGCCGCCCGACCTATGTCGAGCTCAAGCTGGGCGACATCGAGCGCCTGTTCGGCCGCCGCTGA
- a CDS encoding PLP-dependent aspartate aminotransferase family protein yields the protein MTDAKPNRLGLATRAIHAGQRPDPTTGAIMTPIYATSTFVQDSPGRHKGYEYARTGNPTRAAFEACIADLENGEAGFAFASGMAATATVLELLDHGAHVIAMDDLYGGTRRLFERVRSRTADLSFSLVDLTDPSAIDAAVRPETRMIWVETPTNPMLRLVDLAAVAEKAHAHGLIAVADNTFATPALQRPLDHGFDIVVHSVTKFINGHSDMVGGVVVVGRRAELAERIGFLQNAVGGILGPFDSFLALRGVKTLPLRMRQHNANGAAIAAYLERHPKVERVIYPGLASHPQHALAQRQLQGGFGGMITAMLGGGLDAARRFLERVEIFALAESLGGVESLIEHPAIMTHASLPAEARRALGIGDGLVRLSCGIEDTEDLIADLARALG from the coding sequence ATGACCGACGCCAAGCCGAACCGCCTGGGCCTCGCCACGCGCGCGATTCATGCCGGCCAGCGGCCAGACCCCACCACCGGCGCCATCATGACGCCGATCTACGCCACCTCGACCTTCGTCCAGGACAGCCCGGGCCGCCACAAGGGCTACGAATATGCTCGCACCGGCAACCCGACCCGGGCGGCGTTCGAGGCCTGCATCGCCGACCTGGAGAACGGCGAGGCCGGCTTCGCCTTCGCCTCCGGCATGGCGGCAACGGCGACGGTGCTGGAGCTGCTCGACCATGGCGCCCATGTCATCGCCATGGACGATCTCTATGGCGGCACCCGGCGCCTGTTCGAGCGCGTGCGCAGCCGCACCGCGGACCTGTCGTTCAGCCTGGTCGACCTGACCGACCCGTCGGCGATCGATGCGGCAGTCCGGCCCGAGACCCGGATGATCTGGGTCGAGACGCCGACCAACCCGATGCTGCGGCTGGTCGATCTCGCCGCTGTGGCGGAGAAGGCGCATGCGCACGGCCTGATCGCGGTCGCCGACAACACCTTCGCCACGCCGGCGCTGCAGCGGCCGCTGGACCATGGCTTCGACATCGTCGTCCATTCGGTGACCAAGTTCATCAACGGCCATTCCGACATGGTCGGCGGCGTGGTGGTGGTCGGTCGGCGTGCCGAACTGGCCGAACGCATCGGCTTCCTGCAGAACGCGGTCGGCGGCATCCTCGGGCCGTTCGACAGCTTCCTCGCCCTGCGCGGGGTGAAGACCCTGCCGCTGCGGATGCGGCAGCACAATGCCAATGGCGCGGCGATCGCCGCCTATCTGGAGCGCCACCCGAAGGTCGAACGGGTGATCTATCCCGGTCTCGCCAGCCACCCGCAGCATGCGCTGGCGCAGCGGCAGCTGCAGGGCGGCTTCGGCGGCATGATCACCGCGATGCTCGGCGGCGGGCTCGACGCGGCCCGCCGCTTTCTCGAGCGCGTCGAGATTTTCGCCCTGGCCGAGAGCCTGGGCGGCGTCGAGAGCCTGATCGAGCATCCGGCGATCATGACGCACGCGTCGCTGCCGGCCGAGGCGCGGCGGGCGCTCGGCATCGGCGACGGGCTGGTCCGGCTGTCCTGCGGGATCGAGGATACCGAAGACCTGATCGCCGACCTGGCCCGCGCGCTGGGCTGA
- a CDS encoding DUF4139 domain-containing protein, which produces MRFSTRRQVLGAATALSGAVLACGAAQAQGTGDLELRRVLLSTGGVGYFEYEATISGDAQLSLEVRLDQVNDILKSIVVYDDHGGIGEVSLPGREPLQEVFRELPFGPEALSSPVDLLNALRGAEVIAEGGRAIQGRIIAVVPETVQLANGGGTITQHRVSLLTETGVRQLILEESDNLRFVDEALQAQVNGALAALAQHNERDRRVVTIDTFGDAERTVRVAYVVEAPLWKSTYRLTMSDDPAVATAELQGWAVLENLSGEDWEGVDLTVVSGNPVTFQQALYQAYYVARPEVPVEVLGRVMPRIDTGAIALMDNERDGTIGLLQPAPAMRADASGGFAMTAEEAPMDLMLAQSAPPPPPGSAIVAAASSSEATTQVVFHLPEPVSVESGHSVMVPIVSREIAAERLSLYQSETHPTNPLASVRLENDGESGLPPGILTLYERSAATGLVSYVGDAQMSALPAGDERLLSFALDQKVTVLRDDDGSQVIAGGRLVDGLLQLTLTQRTTSTYTIEGAAREPRTVVIEHARPEGYELIVDEGVPVEMTDTRYRLTVDVPAGETRALEVALERPIYQSVSLVEMSDSQIEYYASARELSDEVRAAIAELRGYKMEVATREAEITRLRNAYREIVDDQARIRANLDSIPRDTDLYRRYIDDLSAQEEQLDALSTAIAEAEEALLKARDALGKYARSLNL; this is translated from the coding sequence ATGCGTTTTTCGACGAGGCGCCAGGTTCTTGGCGCGGCGACGGCGTTGTCTGGTGCGGTATTGGCGTGCGGCGCGGCGCAGGCCCAGGGTACGGGCGATCTGGAGTTGCGCCGGGTTCTGCTTTCGACGGGCGGTGTCGGCTATTTCGAGTATGAGGCGACGATCAGCGGGGACGCGCAGCTTTCGCTGGAGGTGCGCCTTGACCAGGTCAACGACATCCTGAAGAGCATCGTGGTCTATGACGACCATGGCGGGATCGGCGAGGTGAGCCTGCCTGGTCGGGAGCCGTTGCAGGAGGTGTTCCGCGAGCTTCCGTTCGGTCCTGAGGCGCTGTCGTCGCCGGTGGACCTGCTGAACGCGCTGCGCGGTGCGGAGGTGATCGCGGAGGGCGGCCGGGCGATCCAGGGCCGGATCATCGCGGTTGTGCCGGAGACGGTGCAGCTGGCGAACGGCGGGGGCACGATCACGCAGCATCGCGTGAGCCTGCTGACGGAGACCGGCGTTCGCCAGTTGATCCTTGAGGAGTCGGACAATCTTCGTTTCGTGGACGAGGCGTTGCAGGCGCAGGTGAACGGAGCGCTGGCGGCGCTGGCGCAGCACAACGAGCGCGACCGCCGGGTGGTGACGATCGATACGTTCGGGGATGCGGAGCGGACGGTCCGGGTTGCCTATGTGGTTGAGGCGCCGCTGTGGAAGTCGACCTACCGGCTGACGATGTCGGACGATCCTGCGGTGGCGACGGCGGAACTTCAGGGCTGGGCGGTACTTGAGAACCTGTCCGGCGAGGACTGGGAGGGGGTCGACCTGACGGTGGTGTCGGGCAACCCGGTGACGTTCCAGCAGGCGCTGTACCAGGCCTATTACGTGGCGCGGCCGGAGGTGCCGGTGGAGGTGCTGGGCCGGGTGATGCCCCGCATCGATACCGGCGCCATCGCGCTGATGGACAACGAGCGGGACGGAACCATCGGCCTGCTGCAGCCCGCACCGGCCATGCGTGCGGATGCGAGCGGAGGCTTCGCGATGACGGCCGAGGAGGCGCCGATGGACCTGATGCTGGCCCAGTCGGCACCGCCGCCGCCGCCCGGGTCCGCGATTGTTGCGGCGGCATCGTCGAGCGAGGCGACGACGCAGGTGGTGTTCCATCTGCCGGAGCCTGTGTCGGTGGAGAGCGGCCATTCGGTGATGGTGCCGATCGTCAGCCGGGAGATCGCGGCGGAGCGGCTGTCGCTGTACCAGAGCGAGACGCATCCGACCAACCCGCTGGCGTCGGTGCGGCTGGAGAACGACGGCGAGAGCGGGCTGCCGCCGGGCATCCTGACGCTGTACGAGCGCTCTGCGGCGACCGGGCTGGTGTCCTATGTGGGCGACGCGCAGATGAGCGCGCTGCCGGCCGGGGACGAGCGGCTGCTGAGCTTCGCGCTGGACCAGAAGGTGACGGTGCTGCGCGACGACGACGGCAGCCAGGTGATCGCCGGCGGGCGGCTGGTCGACGGTCTGCTGCAGCTGACGCTGACGCAGCGGACGACGTCGACCTACACGATCGAGGGTGCGGCGCGGGAGCCGCGCACGGTGGTGATCGAGCATGCGCGGCCCGAGGGCTACGAGCTGATCGTGGACGAGGGCGTGCCGGTGGAGATGACCGACACGCGCTATCGCCTGACGGTGGATGTGCCGGCCGGCGAGACGCGCGCGTTGGAGGTGGCGCTGGAGCGTCCGATCTACCAGTCGGTGTCGCTGGTGGAGATGTCGGACAGCCAGATCGAGTACTACGCCTCGGCGCGGGAGCTGTCGGACGAGGTCCGCGCGGCGATCGCCGAGCTTCGCGGCTACAAGATGGAGGTGGCGACGCGCGAGGCCGAGATCACGCGCCTGCGGAACGCCTATCGGGAGATCGTGGACGACCAGGCGCGGATCCGTGCGAACCTGGATTCGATCCCGCGGGACACGGACCTCTACCGGCGCTACATCGACGACCTGTCGGCGCAGGAGGAGCAGCTCGACGCGCTGTCGACGGCGATCGCCGAGGCCGAGGAGGCGCTTCTGAAGGCCCGCGACGCGCTCGGCAAATACGCCCGCAGCCTGAACCTGTAG